In Nomia melanderi isolate GNS246 chromosome 5, iyNomMela1, whole genome shotgun sequence, a single genomic region encodes these proteins:
- the LOC116424664 gene encoding uncharacterized protein LOC116424664 isoform X3, translating into MSQSEDVYAPEEPTPDIPISLLDIQMPETPESTKGQTSDGDMPRLESPRMLKPVLGKVQAKKRLMAFVNKFNVLPKVPNKTTLLQTHSAKVSKTKSGDGKSLQNDSSSSLTMDSDSVQFHNRHSGGGKSKKKTEEKILAIEEIRREESKSKLLLAEAMAAASLEEDNYVNRNGQNLLESVKGIRERSKQDDSVSRKSSSKSSMENKYSERRRYGREDRRDSVGRESKDYSTGKERYYKDRDQRRREKDKKDDKDKRDDTNRYEESRDRKEDERDKKDNEKDKWEDVKEKKGVKEKRENVREKRSLSREKSSEIKDRKEKEKDKERDKGKERDITHFSSWLELKNCGITMDDIIDIRRRDYSDRSTKNRTAEDYTRYFEQMLLLNDCRLKRYAFTVEGLDGPKEYPPESVRVTKRGRPQLLYSENPRMSLFLSHEQILHVVTGDRREKMREICEADIARDNAEDIEKSVRVRNWYPKAGICKSSEKVKWQFPVNVQLPRSKWDSEDEDRLSNDVEEEQQSEAKSRDINRGQETFPSRSSVIEEEIKNDQKNIDEGTESCIVNEDVDDNRQSTSPLLQSAGDEKLASEYEQFMKMVCTDIPTTKEFSPKVVPTKSTPPLSYHDFNIETNLPEDNNFTFVKHNVSEKLDKGETSKEEKHKNKEGRQNVQEVPEVEDDQMSSNDSRIQTQERRKQSEAVEEKRNESDDSRSIPSDWENVRIKVERLSDENSDSREVRRKKRRKKVTSSSDSSSTSSSSDSEEDVKRRKRKRRLSNDDTSVSDSDSSESSSSSSDSSSSDDKRKKRRKKKRKAEKRKKKAKRIARTKKKRRRKVSIDSSNSDDSSDDRRKKKAASKKVKEKQEHNEKENDNEDIIKVIQKSPLRSSSPLKKIKEERKGESRKRSVEKHDIWSKEQELVRNVISDSSSKGQKDEEKRNKTDERYLEEWEVDSVIMSQQKDERVSRSGIEKMENIEEDFRKIEKKDERAKKDERNKKDERLKEKCSNIGKEIIQSGGSIEEEIDLKKKKKREKEKKSSNEFLADWEKLEKQKKEKWGETEFDTLNVPSLTQLEREVSKRQLLADEWEVDSLEAVSDLLVNKKRSARNTKKVEKEVRYDKKTDTYIAIEKETLRECKKRQDRLSAMRIWEEEQEEGEREAMMLMEQKHKRKRDEWDIEKESYLREKAERKENLDESMSVIDSIHKEMSTANSDIDVSLKQDAIAVKRSKKSRWDMASQVEEKIELKAPVMWEEECVEWTNINKFERKNDKLSLERCDSILPKIKIKDEDIDQQSRKSASKNSNFIDLFSRKPQDVDLLETSWTSEEDTRSKSRSKSLENSSQRDIFFDKVNEQILPANMAEPHTVGQLKDMFEIDVKLTNKNVELYSPSSPAPSQKSEDMEQFQNDNSSSLNLRDDLIQAKLKKESCIMSDEESISVSNIPLQIKYREGKYSKLSMMKEEFEEILGMQTEDQSPQKIFLPKGVETSLAELPINEPCPDSNNYKSLRMDIFAEYESDESRGKLNTKNAEVVSSSSAKGEESTEGKAALKLIPKQLLVRRNNERPKNKLISDDPIQHAAALLTIQKKLRESHAVRNDMKNVSCEDLANEFKIGCEKVTSADVTLSNIIPAEQTTDTEVKVDSKDLSITVKTIITTKTDSPGTAKVDYDHVEEYKSNEKGSSKEEELKKPRSSIKDISDIEAQVRSSGREQRKRSPNRNESEKRVSDRSKEKRDKKFDDKERSDRRDSRSSKQDYSEKRKPSPSSSRRRRRSVSPRTSWERERSHSESHSRSWSRSRSKSPKRKEGSFSNRDKRISRIDEERCRSKVDDRRERSTRSPLQPNTAPYNKDHFKKYGSTKDRDDWNRRKYDILERDRDKEGKSYDPMEVLRERNIDSDRHRESRFRGDETDRSYWPYESENIPRDGNESLDSYPNGQDLDLDYEEKGYYRDDSIERDIMEGPLRPTSKFTQRRSRSASRRDRQWEKDRELVDLDRHSHSRRPEKSPSARGRSSPRLRRPSPRASHDRFRRGSRSRSRSWSRSRSRSRSRSRSRSRSRSRSRTRSRSRSASRSRSMRSRSRSRSRSGSRSRARSTSQSRLRSPDHSLRMMERLHSSRSPSVGRSRVGESSRERKDEHSNRKLDNCSERGRRIETIVQSVSGLARDSTVLDSDMHIGDNMETVAAGFQYHNENEVGNEYYYSENNLTYPPCIDDSATSSPKRLSLDDRLELELGIKKQQDSAGVSTDYPDNFNSNVCYPSSPQQQQQMLYRQQPTVLQVGNVLQVVPADFNGVPPAHREPTSSPAAPIVRGSSQVVRVGNVLQVVPTSLDWSGGQPASVEQPTGMIYSATVPQPSPVPSTSISVPVPVPVPMPVPVPAISSSTPVPTLSPVALPLSVPVPVPGPVPLPVTPTTFPRTEVAAPKTPVQPVYNYEVILETRRKEREERKRLREMRRKEKERRRIERINRRALRMLEKNNSRQSDSGQQKPSSLDPAVLKALRESDEQVETEEQSAPVIPEKEEGTSSAVPSTATEEEDAVADDDEEEEEEEEAEVEDDEEDEEEPEEDEEEDEEDDEKSSSRISNRRSEMEEAVIATTSEASKVHIDTESKEWSELPPPPLKGILVAPGFRRSLVANGNLDDLSTPENESDDNTEREGVDTDRTHESNREETGDNKSSKLKVQVKTKAKSLKLSMRRQKNKKSVQFADGIKPGEGTSPSGGEGDMPSPPPPTAVITRDGVREVRRSSSRKSRKQEKRSRPPKTKKKVKVKIIKLKKPRVTPLTAMMMDDSDELDDRSPPPPPPGSPPPPHLWPSYLSAYNSINRPSEAQSTSSTVSNAVQAPPPPTPLPLLVPPPPLNYTIQPCSKA; encoded by the exons GAGACAGAAAAGAAGACGAAAGAGATAAAAAAGATAACGAGAAGGACAAATGGGAAGATGTGAAAGAGAAGAAGGGGgtaaaagaaaaaagggaaaacgtTAGAGAAAAGAGAAGCCTTTCAAGAGAGAAAAGTTCTGAAATCAAAgatagaaaagagaaagaaaaagataagGAAAGAGacaaagggaaagagagagatataACGCATTTTTCTTCGTGGTTAGAGTTGAAAAACTGTGGTATAACAATGGATGATATTATAGATATCAGAAGGCGTGATTACTCCGATCGATCGACAAAGAACAG aACAGCTGAAGATTACACGCGTTACTTCGAACAAATGTTACTGTTAAACGATTGCCGTTTGAAACGATACGCTTTCACCGTTGAAGGACTGGACGGACCTAAAGAATATCCACCTGAATCGGTGAGGGTGACCAAACGAGGAAGACCTCAATTACTTTACTCTGAGAATCCTCGCATGTCGCTCTTCCTGAGTCATGAACAGATTCTTCACGTCGTCACCGGTGATCGTCGTGAAAAAATGCGGGAGATATGCGAGGCGGATATTGCACG AGATAATGCAGAAGATATCGAGAAGTCGGTGCGTGTTCGTAATTGGTATCCAAAAGCAGGCATATGCAAGTCCAGCGAGAAGGTCAAATGGCAGTTTCCTGTGAACGTGCAATTGCCTAGATCAAAATGGGACAGCGAGGATGAAGACAGGTTGTCCAATGATGTTGAGGAAGAACAACAAAGCGAAGCGAAATCACGTGATATAAATCGGG ggCAAGAGACATTTCCTTCGCGTTCAAGTGTAATCGAAgaggaaataaaaaatgatcaGAAAAATATCGATGAAGGCACCGAGTCGTGCATCGTCAATGAAGATGTCGATGATAATAGACAATCAACGTCTCCGTTGCTACAATCCGCAGGCGACGAAAAATTAGCGTCAGAATACGAGCAATTCATGAAGATGGTCTGCACTGATATTCCAACGACAAAGGAGTTTTCTCCCAAAGTGGTTCCAACGAAATCCACTCCGCCGTTGAGCTATCATGATTTCAATATAGAGACTAATTTACCGGAGGACAATAATTTCACATTTGTAAAACATAATGTGTCCGAGAAGCTGGATAAAGGTGAGACGAGCAAAGAAGAGAAACACAAAAATAAGGAGGGTCGCCAAAATGTTCAAGAGGTACCGGAAGTCGAAGATGACCAGATGTCTTCAAACGATTCCCGTATTCAGACGCAGGAGCGTAGGAAGCAAAGTGAAGCGGTGGAAGAGAAGAGGAATGAGTCTGACGATTCCAGATCGATTCCCAGTGACTGGGAGAACGTTCGGATCAAAGTGGAACGTTTGAGCGACGAGAATTCCGACTCGAGGGAAGTTCGAAGAAAGAAACGACGGAAAAAGGTAACATCCAGCAGTGATTCATCTAGCACGTCTAGTTCATCGGATTCGGAGGAGGATgtaaaaaggaggaaaaggaaACGGAGGTTGTCGAACGACGACACTAGTGTTTCGGATTCTGATAGCAGCGAAAGTAGCAGCAGTAGCAGCGATTCCTCGAGTTCGGATGATAAACggaagaagaggagaaagaagaaacggaaagccgagaagaggaagaagaaagcaAAGCGGATAGCTAGAACGAAAAAGAAGCGAAGAAGAAAAGTTAGCATTGATTCCAGCAACAGTGATGATTCCTCTGATGACCGGAGAAAGAAGAAGGCAGCAAGTAAAAAAGTCAAAGAGAAACAAGAGCATAACGAGAAAGAAAATGATAATGAggatataataaaagtaatacaaaaaTCACCTTTACGGTCTTCCTCGCCATTGAAGAAGATTAAGGAGGAGAGAAAGGGTGAGTCGCGAAAGAGGTCCGTAGAGAAACATGATATTTGGAGCAAGGAGCAAGAATTAGTACGAAACGTTATATCCGACAGTAGCAGCAAAGGTCAGAAAGacgaggaaaagagaaataaaactgACGAGAGATACTTGGAGGAATGGGAAGTGGATTCTGTGATAATGTCGCAGCAGAAAGATGAAAGGGTATCGAGGAGTGGAAtcgagaaaatggaaaatatcgaggaggattttcgaaaaatagagaaaaaggacGAACGGGCCAAGAAGgatgaacgaaataaaaaagatgAACGCTTAAAAGAGAAATGTTCGAATATCggtaaagaaataatacagtCCGGTGGAAGTATCGAAGAAGAAATCGatctaaagaaaaaaaagaaaagagagaaggagaaaaaaagtaGTAATGAATTTTTAGCTGACTGGGAGAAGctggaaaaacagaaaaaggaaaagtgGGGAGAGACTGAATTTGATACTTTGAACGTACCGTCTCTGACTCAGCTTGAGAGAGAAGTAAGCAAGAGGCAGCTGTTGGCAGATGAATGGGAAGTTGATAGTCTAGAGGCAGTGTCGGATTTGCTTGTCAATAAGAAGAGATCTGCGCGCAATACGAAGAAAGTGGAGAAAGAAGTTCGTTACGATAAAAAAACAGATACATATATTGCCATAGAAAAAGAGACTTTAAGGGAATGCAAAAAACGGCAGGATAGACTCTCTGCGATGAGAATATGGGAAGAGGAGCAGGAAGAGGGTGAAAGAGAGGCTATGATGCTTATGGAACAAAAACATAAGCGGAAAAGGGACGAATGGGATATAGAGAAGGAGTCTTACTTGCGTGAAAAAGCAGAACGGAAGGAAAACCTGGACGAGAGTATGTCTGTAATTGACAGTATTCACAAGGAAATGAGTACAGCCAACAGTGACATAGATGTATCTCTGAAACAAGATGCAATTGCTGTTAAAAGAAGCAAAAAAAGTCGTTGGGATATGGCATCCCAAGTCGAGGAGAAAATAGAGCTCAAAGCTCCTGTTATGTGGGAAGAAGAATGTGTCGAATGGACAAACATAAACAAATTTGAGCGTAAAAATGATAAGCTGTCTTTGGAGCGTTGTGATTCGATCTTACCTAAAATTAAGATAAAAGATGAAGACATTGATCAGCAGTCAAGGAAGTCTGCATcgaagaattcaaattttattgatttGTTCTCCAGGAAGCCTCAAGATGTGGACTTATTGGAGACATCTTGGACTTCGGAAGAAGATACGAGAAGCAAGTCACGCTCGAAAAGTTTAGAAAATAGTTCTCAAAGGGATATATTCTTTGATAAGGTGAACGAGCAAATTCTTCCAGCAAATATGGCAGAACCACATACTGTTGGACAGTTAAAAGACATGTTCGAAATAGATGTAAAgttaactaataaaaatgtagaattatatagtcCTAGTTCTCCAGCGCCATCTCAAAAATCTgag GATATGGAGCAGTTTCAAAATGACAATTCTAGTTCTTTAAATCTCAGGGATGATTTGATTCAAGCTAAGCTGAAAAAAGAGAGCTGTATTATGTCTGATGAAGAATCTATTTCCGTATCCAATATACCTTTACAAATCAAGTATCGGGaagggaaatattcaaaactttcTATGATGAAGGaggaatttgaagaaatcttaGGAATGCAGACAGAGGATCAATCACCCCAAAAGATATTCCTGCCGAAAGGGGTTGAAACTTCTCTCGCCGAGCTTCCAATTAATGAGCCATGCCCCGACAGCAATAATTACAAGTCTTTACGAATGGATATATTTGCTGAATACGAATCTGACGAATCTCGTGGTAAACTAAATACCAAGAATGCTGAGGTGGTATCGTCCAGCAGCGCAAAAGGCGAAGAATCGACAGAAGGAAAGGCTGCTTTGAAACTGATTCCCAAACAGTTGCTAGTTCGTCGCAACAACGAGCGtccaaaaaataaattgatcTCGGATGATCCTATACAACATGCTGCTGCTCTTCTAACAATTCAGAAGAAGCTTAGGGAATCTCATGCCGTACGGAACGACATGAAGAATGTGTCTTGCGAAGATTTAGCTAATGAATTCAAGATTGGATGCGAGAAGGTAACTAGTGCTGATGTGACACTGAGTAACATTATCCCTGCCGAGCAGACTACTGACACAGAAGTTAAAGTGGATTCCAAAGATTTATCAATAACAGtgaaaacaataattacaacGAAAACAGACTCACCGGGAACCGCGAAAGTCGATTATGATCATGTCGAAGAATACAAATCTAATGAGAAAGGAAGTAGCAAAGAGGAAGAGCTTAAAAAACCTAGATCCAGCATTAAAGACATTAGTGACATTGAAGCTCAGGTTAGATCCTCCGGCagagaacaaagaaaaagaagtccAAATAGAAACGAGAGCGAGAAACGTGTCAGCGATCGTAGTAAAGAAAAGAGAGATAAGAAGTTTGACGATAAAGAGAGAAGTGACAGAAGAGATAGTAGAAGTTCAAAACAAGATTATTCAGAGAAAAGAAAGCCGAGTCCATCGAGTAGTCGCAGGAGACGAAGAAGTGTTAGCCCGCGTACCTCGTGGGAGAGGGAAAGAAGTCACAGTGAGAGTCACAGTCGTAGCTGGAGTAGAAGTAGAAGCAAGAGTCCAAAGAGAAAAGAGGGATCCTTTTCAAATAGGGATAAGAGAATTAGTAGAATCGATGAGGAAAGATGTAGGTCTAAAGTAGATGATAGAAGAGAAAGATCTACAAGAAGTCCTCTTCAGCCCAACACTGCCCCGTATAATAAAG ACCACTTCAAGAAATATGGTTCTACAAAAGACCGCGACGATTGGAACAGAAGAAAGTACGATATCTTGGAAAGGGACAGGGATAAGGAGGGAAAATCGTATGATCCCATGGAAGTTCTAAGGGAAAGAAATATAGATTCTGATCGGCATAGGGAGAGTAGATTTCGAGGAGATGAAACAGACAGATCCTATTGGCCCTACGAGTCTGAAAATATTCCACGAGATGGAAATGAATCATTGGACTCTTATCCTAATGGTCAAGATTTGGATCTTGATTATGAAGAAAAAGGTTACTACAGAGATGATAGTATTGAAAGAGACATCATGGAAGGTCCCCTTCGTCCTACTTCAAAATTCACACAAAG AAGGAGTCGATCTGCTTCGAGAAGAGACAGACAGTGGGAAAAAGACAGAGAATTAGTGGATCTAGACAGACACAGCCACTCTCGAAGACCTGAAAAATCGCCATCTGCACGAGGCCGTTCATCCCCTCGACTAAGGCGTCCTTCACCTAGAGCCTCTCATGATCGTTTCCGACGAGGATCGAGATCGCGATCCAGATCATGGTCCAGGTCAAGATCCAGATCAAGATCAAGATCAAGATCGAGATCTAGATCTAGATCGAGGTCGAGAACACGATCGCGTTCTCGATCAGCGTCAAGGTCAAGGTCAATGCGATCAAGGTCGCGATCCAGATCCAGATCAGGTTCACGGTCAAGGGCCAGGTCGACATCGCAATCCAGGCTGAGAAGTCCGGACCATAGCTTAAGAATGATGGAACGGTTACACTCCTCtag ATCACCCTCTGTGGGACGAAGCAGAGTCGGCGAAAGCTCAAGGGAAAGGAAGGATGAGCACAGTAATAGAAAGCTAGATAATTGCAGCGAGAGGGGTAGACGCATTGAAACGATCGTTCAGTCCGTTTCTGGGCTGGCTAGAGACTCAACTGTATTAGACTCGGATATGCACATCGGCGACAATATGGAAACAGTCGCGGCTGGTTTCCAGTACCATAATGAAAACGAAGTGGGAAACGAGTACTATTATAGCGAGAATAATTTAACTTACCCTCCGTGCATTGACGACTCAGCTACGAGTTCTCCAAAACGTTTATCTCTCGACGATAG GTTAGAACTTGAGCTAGGGATTAAAAAACAACAGGATAGCGCAGGAGTATCTACAGATTATCCTGATAACTTCAATTCTAACGTATGCTATCCATCCTCGCCTCAGCAACAGCAACAGATGCTATATCGTCAACAACCTACGGTGTTACAA GTGGGCAACGTATTACAAGTTGTACCGGCAGACTTTAATGGAGTCCCGCCAGCACACAGGGAACCGACAAGTTCGCCAGCAGCCCCTATTGTGAGAGGTTCCAGTCAGGTGGTGCGTGTAGGTAATGTTCTCCAAGTAGTACCTACATCATTAGATTGGAGTGGCGGACAGCCCGCGTCAGTGGAGCAGCCGACAGGGATGATATACTCCGCAACAGTTCCACAGCCCTCTCCAGTTCCTTCAACCTCTATATCCGTACCTGTTCCAGTTCCTGTTCCCATGCCAGTACCTGTACCCGCTATAAGTTCATCCACACCTGTGCCTACACTGTCTCCGGTCGCACTGCCGCTTTCTGTTCCTGTACCAGTCCCTGGACCGGTTCCACTTCCGGTCACGCCGACAACGTTCCCGAGAACGGAAGTGGCAGCGCCAA aaACACCAGTTCAACCGGTATACAATTATGAGGTTATATTGGAAACTCGACGCAAGGAAAGGGAGGAACGCAAACGATTAAGAGAGatgagaagaaaggaaaaggaacgAAGGCGAATAGAGAGGATCAACCGACGCGCTCTTCGGATGCTTGAGAAGAATAACTCGCGTCAGTCTGACAGTGGTCAGCAAAAACCTTCGAGTCTGGATCCTGCAGTTCTAAAGGCTCTACGGGAAAGCGATGAGCAAGTTGAGACAGAAGAGCAGTCTGCTCCGGTAATTCCTGAAAAGGAAGAAGGCACGTCGTCTGCGGTACCATCTACTGCAACGGAAGAGGAAGACGCAGTTGCTGATGACgatgaagaagaggaagaagaggaggaagctGAAGTAGAGGATGACGAGGAGGATGAAGAGGAACCTGAagaagacgaggaagaagacgaggaagacgatgaaaaaTCATCCTCAAGAATAAGTAATCGGCGTAGTGAAATGGAGGAGGCAGTTATAGCGACTACCTCCGAAGCGAGCAAAGTCCATATTGACACAGAGTCCAAAGAGTGGTCAGAGTTACCACCGCCACCTTTAAAAGGAATCTTAGTTGCTCCAGGTTTCAG GAGATCTTTAGTCGCTAATGGCAACCTGGATGATTTATCTACTCCTGAAAACGAGAGCGATGACAATACAGAGAGAGAAGGGGTGGACACAGATAGAACTCATGAATCCAACAGAGAGGAAACAGGTGACAATAAGTCAAGCAAGTTAAAGGTTCAAGTTAAGACGAAGGCGAAGTCGTTAAAGCTAAGTATGAGGAGACAAAAGAATAAGAAATCTGTTCAATTTGCGGATGGAATTAAACCGGGAGAAGGTACAAGTCCTAGCGGCGGTGAGGGGGACATGCCTTCTCCTCCACCCCCTACAGCTGTGATTACTCGAGACGGGGTCCGTGAGGTTCGAAGATCCAGCTCCAGGAAAAGTCGAAAACAGGAAAAGAGAAGTCGGCCACCTAAGACCAAGAAAAAAGTGAAG GTGAAAATTATAAAGCTGAAGAAGCCTCGCGTCACTCCTTTAACGGCGATGATGATGGATGACTCAGACGAATTAGATGACCGCTctccaccaccgccgccgccaggATCACCTCCACCCCCGCATCTATGGCCAAGTTACCTTTCTGCTTACAATTCTATCAATCGTCCAAGTGAAGCTCAATCTACGTCTTCTACGGTCTCCAATGCTGTTCAAGCTCCTCCACCGCCCACACCCTTGCCTCTTCTAGTTCCTCCTCCCCCTCTGAATTATACGATACAACCTTGTAGTAAAGCATAG